The following coding sequences lie in one Paramormyrops kingsleyae isolate MSU_618 chromosome 15, PKINGS_0.4, whole genome shotgun sequence genomic window:
- the LOC140578571 gene encoding uncharacterized protein, whose product MMEDQVVAFGVALLYMRRRRRRSVWVHQILHARQQLGEYHRLVQELRLDDDRFQRYFRLDRDQFDNLLSKVGPQIARHDTNYRRAIEPAERLAICLRFLATGDSYRTIAFSYRVGVSTVAGIVGEVARAIWDALVQEVMPVPTTEHWRSIAADFLHRWNFPNCLGSIDGKHVVIRAPDNSGSLFFNYKGTYSVVLLAVVDAQYCFRVVDVGSYGRTSDGGALANSTFGQALRDGTLGLPQDALLPGAEHLAPQPHVFVADEAFPLRRDLMRPFPGHNLSGRQRIFNYRLSRARLIVENTFGILTAQWRMYRGVIEISPANVDACVKATCVLHNFLRRSTNSTRMPIPSAGDGEAAGLQEVT is encoded by the exons ATGATGGAGGATCAAGTTGTTGCGTTTGGGGTGGCATTGCTCTACATGCGGAGAAGACGTCGGAGATCGGTGTGGGTGCATCAGATTCTCCATGCCCGTCAGCAGCTTGGAGAATATCACCGGCTGGTGCAGGAGCTGCGGCTGGATGACGATAGGTTCCAGCGATACTTCAGGCTAGATAGGGACCAGTTTGACAACCTGCTGTCAAAAGTGGGGCCACAAATTGCGAGGCACGACACCAATTATCGACGAGCTATTGAGCCGGCTGAGCGCCTTGCAATTTGTCTACG ATTCTTGGCCACTGGAGACTCCTACCGCACCATAGCTTTCAGCTATCGTGTTGGCGTGAGCACCGTGGCAGGGATTGTTGGAGAGGTTGCCAGGGCAATATGGGATGCCTTGGTGCAGGAGGTCATGCCAGTCCCCACCACTGAGCACTGGCGAAGCATCGCCGCAGACTTCCTCCATCGGTGGAACTTCCCTAACTGCCTTGGGTCCATCGATGGAAAGCATGTTGTGATCAGGGCCCCTGACAACTCGGGGTCCCTGTTCTTCAACTATAAGGGGACCTATTCAGTTGTGCTCCTGGCAGTGGTAGATGCCCAGTACTGCTTCCGGGTAGTAGATGTTGGCAGCTACGGGAGGACAAGCGATGGTGGTGCACTGGCTAACTCCACCTTCGGCCAGGCACTCCGAGATGGGACCCTTGGCCTGCCACAGGATGCTCTGCTGCCAGGTGCAGAGCATTTGGCACCCCAGCCACACGTGTTTGTGGCTGATGAAGCCTTTCCGCTCCGCCGAGACCTCATGCGGCCTTTCCCAGGACACAATCTCTCCGGCAGGCAAAGAATTTTCAATTACAGGCTGTCACGGGCAAGGCTGATTGTTGAGAATACCTTTGGTATTCTCACAGCTCAGTGGCGTATGTACAGAGGAGTCATTGAGATCAGCCCTGCCAATGTGGATGCCTGTGTGAAGGCTACCTGTGTCCTGCACAACTTCCTGAGGAGGTCCACAAACAGCACCCGGATGCCCATACCATCAGCTGGAGACGGAGAAGCTGCTGGCCTACAGGAAGTCACCTGA